One Planktothrix sp. FACHB-1365 genomic window carries:
- a CDS encoding DUF2993 domain-containing protein yields the protein MVQALFGSTSFQTQSGDRLVSKAVGTAIAALFKRSEKIEANVRAEPVAKLLQGSVDGFDFIGNGMLMYNGLRIAVMELYVQAVSIDFSAIFTGQVKLRQPTQASLRVVLTEEDLTDSFNTPFVVEKLQRLQYQGEPLKFTKTLMTITPEKALRIQSEILLGNSQEPVQVDFTTQVEVQDRQKIRFVDVQYSGNQEAINLSQALVNHVNDLLDLDKFALDGTQLKVDRLRIQNNSLIFYGSAQINQFPKGKKN from the coding sequence ATGGTACAGGCTTTGTTTGGAAGCACTTCTTTTCAGACTCAAAGTGGCGATCGCCTGGTCAGCAAGGCTGTCGGGACTGCGATCGCGGCTTTGTTCAAGCGTTCTGAAAAAATTGAAGCCAACGTTCGGGCGGAACCTGTAGCCAAGCTATTGCAGGGAAGCGTCGATGGTTTTGATTTCATCGGAAACGGAATGCTGATGTACAACGGCCTCCGCATTGCCGTCATGGAACTCTATGTGCAAGCGGTGTCTATTGATTTCAGCGCCATTTTTACAGGTCAAGTGAAGTTACGACAACCCACTCAAGCGAGTTTACGGGTGGTGTTAACCGAGGAAGATTTAACGGACTCTTTTAACACTCCGTTTGTCGTCGAAAAACTTCAGCGCCTTCAATATCAGGGAGAACCCTTAAAGTTTACTAAAACTTTAATGACTATTACTCCTGAAAAAGCCCTGCGAATTCAATCAGAAATCCTCCTGGGAAATTCACAGGAACCTGTTCAAGTTGATTTTACAACTCAAGTGGAGGTGCAAGACCGTCAAAAAATCCGATTTGTCGATGTCCAATATAGCGGAAATCAGGAGGCTATTAACCTGAGTCAAGCTTTGGTGAACCATGTCAATGATTTATTAGATCTTGATAAGTTCGCCTTAGATGGAACCCAATTAAAGGTGGATCGACTGCGAATTCAAAACAATTCTCTGATTTTTTATGGGTCTGCCCAAATTAACCAATTTCCTAAAGGAAAGAAAAACTAA
- the psb35 gene encoding photosystem II assembly protein Psb35: MTSNTLWIPIAVLVVGFIAAVSIGSIAWYNSKRPPGWEGKERPDYIPKVNSEDEKN, from the coding sequence ATGACAAGTAATACCCTATGGATTCCGATTGCAGTGCTTGTTGTCGGATTTATTGCGGCAGTCAGTATTGGATCAATTGCTTGGTATAATTCTAAGCGCCCTCCCGGTTGGGAAGGTAAAGAAAGACCAGACTATATTCCTAAAGTCAATTCAGAAGATGAGAAAAATTAA
- a CDS encoding glycerol-3-phosphate acyltransferase yields MYFGVILLLLLGSFSLGALPLTRWIVKLLSGKNLSQLGTGNISVSAAFSQGGKQAGIIAVILEIARGIIPVITAKILFPNTPVLQIVSLILLVAGRYFIAKGGGVTNATWGILVYSPIIAISSGITGLMIWRVSYLLLPISKSSSRLWASRLGCLSAIFWVWFWHQKSQSPAFSPWELVAVIGLAVELVIINLAQKDDVGLYMKQQYFNLKDKLDIQHCGEKATRLSELKRAGFKVPLGWVLPAINRLEDINISFKKQIQLTNYPLIVRSSALGEDSNHSSAAGQYQTIGPIYSPTELQPAIIQCRKSYWNPEAISYRQNQHISDGGIAVLIQPYLASEVAGVMFTRNPLDGGSQIIIEALRGGAQLVVGGQFTPVHLEIEINTPIEQLKLPTILPKTVILELVKLAQEIETFYQGIPQDIEWCWDGVKVWILQTRPITNLHPIWTRTIAAEVIPGVIPPLTWSINRPLTCGVWGELFTLVLGKKVSHLDFKQTATLFASHAYFNATLLGEIFTLMGLPKQGLEFLVRGQKMGKPPLSKLFPSLPGLWRLIQRERHLDQDFKRDLEQLFLPILQQIESHQSLELLTLTQLLEQAETIQTALKSATYYNIIAPIGLAIRRTLFKVSDAWIPTHTAPEVASMQALQTLADQIRETFTETEPITNQSFEQKLTENQQFYQQFETWLQTYGYLSEVGTDISVPNWLEQPEIFKEMLFKIIKNTNYRMENLSVSNLTQWEQWRQAQCYERTLTKSKIAEVYGKLLAHLRWTILAIESQAITQGILENSGDIFYLEWDEIKAWIEQNIEPDFIPKVHQRRNIFQEDCDRSVPSIVYGNILPKPRSQTTQNSAILQGIPASIGCVEGIVKICRSLTNIIDQTEDKILVVPYTDAGWSPILLTAKAIISEVGGQLSHGAIIAREYGIPAVMNIQEATTSLKDGQRVRVDGYQGTVEILESKE; encoded by the coding sequence ATGTATTTTGGCGTAATACTATTACTGTTATTGGGTAGCTTTAGTTTGGGGGCCTTACCCCTAACCCGTTGGATTGTTAAACTTTTATCGGGAAAAAATTTATCCCAATTAGGGACAGGAAATATTAGTGTTTCCGCCGCCTTTTCCCAGGGAGGAAAACAAGCGGGAATCATTGCTGTTATCCTAGAAATAGCACGGGGGATTATTCCAGTAATTACTGCCAAGATTTTATTCCCCAATACTCCAGTTTTGCAAATCGTCAGTTTAATTTTATTAGTCGCAGGGCGATATTTTATTGCTAAAGGAGGAGGCGTTACCAATGCAACTTGGGGAATATTAGTCTATTCTCCGATTATCGCCATTAGTAGCGGAATCACCGGATTAATGATCTGGAGAGTTAGTTATTTATTATTGCCCATTTCTAAGTCTTCTTCTCGACTTTGGGCATCCCGCTTAGGGTGTTTAAGTGCGATATTTTGGGTGTGGTTTTGGCATCAAAAATCCCAATCTCCTGCCTTTTCTCCTTGGGAATTGGTGGCAGTGATCGGTTTAGCGGTTGAATTAGTTATCATTAATTTAGCTCAAAAAGATGATGTAGGACTGTATATGAAACAACAATATTTTAACTTAAAAGATAAACTTGATATTCAACACTGTGGTGAAAAAGCAACCCGATTAAGTGAATTAAAACGGGCTGGGTTTAAAGTTCCTTTAGGGTGGGTTTTACCTGCAATTAACCGTTTAGAAGATATAAATATTTCTTTTAAAAAACAAATTCAATTAACAAATTATCCCTTAATTGTACGTTCTTCTGCCCTCGGAGAAGATAGTAACCATTCTTCGGCGGCGGGACAATATCAAACCATTGGCCCGATTTATTCCCCGACGGAATTACAACCTGCTATTATTCAATGTCGTAAATCTTATTGGAATCCTGAAGCGATTTCCTATCGTCAAAATCAACATATTTCTGATGGGGGAATTGCCGTATTAATTCAACCCTATTTAGCCAGTGAAGTTGCAGGCGTAATGTTTACTCGAAACCCCTTAGATGGCGGTTCACAAATTATTATTGAAGCCTTACGAGGGGGGGCACAATTGGTGGTTGGTGGTCAATTTACTCCCGTCCATTTAGAAATTGAAATCAATACCCCAATTGAGCAGTTAAAACTTCCTACAATTTTACCTAAAACAGTGATTTTAGAATTAGTTAAACTCGCCCAAGAAATAGAAACCTTTTATCAAGGTATTCCCCAAGATATTGAATGGTGTTGGGATGGGGTCAAAGTTTGGATTTTGCAAACTCGTCCGATTACTAATTTACACCCTATTTGGACAAGAACTATCGCCGCAGAAGTAATTCCTGGGGTCATTCCCCCCTTAACATGGTCAATTAATCGCCCCTTAACCTGTGGCGTTTGGGGTGAACTATTTACCTTAGTTTTAGGAAAAAAAGTTTCCCATTTAGATTTTAAACAAACTGCCACCTTATTCGCTTCCCACGCCTATTTTAACGCTACTTTATTAGGAGAAATCTTTACGTTAATGGGATTACCTAAACAGGGGTTAGAGTTTTTAGTCCGAGGGCAAAAAATGGGAAAACCTCCCCTTAGTAAACTCTTCCCTTCATTACCGGGTTTATGGCGACTCATTCAACGAGAACGGCATTTAGATCAAGATTTTAAACGAGATTTAGAACAGCTATTTTTACCGATATTACAACAGATTGAATCTCATCAATCCCTCGAATTACTAACCTTAACTCAACTCTTAGAACAAGCTGAAACCATACAAACGGCATTAAAATCAGCAACTTACTATAATATTATTGCTCCCATTGGGTTAGCGATTCGTCGAACCTTATTTAAAGTTTCTGATGCTTGGATACCCACCCATACCGCCCCAGAAGTTGCTTCAATGCAAGCGTTACAAACTCTAGCGGATCAAATTAGAGAAACCTTTACAGAAACCGAACCCATTACTAATCAATCTTTCGAGCAAAAACTCACAGAAAATCAACAATTTTATCAACAATTTGAAACGTGGTTACAAACCTATGGCTATTTAAGTGAAGTCGGAACGGATATTTCTGTTCCCAATTGGTTAGAACAACCAGAAATATTTAAAGAAATGCTATTCAAAATCATCAAAAATACGAATTACCGCATGGAAAATTTAAGCGTTTCTAATTTAACTCAATGGGAACAATGGCGACAAGCTCAATGTTATGAACGCACGTTAACGAAAAGTAAAATCGCTGAAGTTTATGGGAAACTTTTAGCTCATTTGCGATGGACAATATTAGCTATAGAATCCCAAGCTATTACTCAAGGAATATTAGAGAACTCAGGAGATATTTTTTATTTAGAATGGGATGAAATTAAAGCTTGGATAGAACAGAATATTGAACCCGATTTTATTCCGAAAGTTCATCAACGTCGGAATATTTTTCAAGAAGATTGCGATCGCAGTGTTCCTTCCATTGTTTATGGAAACATTTTACCAAAACCTCGGTCACAAACCACTCAAAATTCTGCAATTTTACAAGGAATTCCTGCTAGTATTGGATGTGTGGAAGGAATCGTTAAAATTTGTCGTAGTTTAACCAATATTATAGATCAAACCGAGGATAAAATTCTGGTTGTTCCCTACACCGATGCTGGATGGTCGCCCATTTTATTAACAGCAAAAGCCATTATTTCTGAAGTCGGCGGACAACTTTCTCATGGTGCAATTATCGCACGAGAATATGGTATCCCTGCGGTGATGAATATTCAAGAAGCTACCACCTCTTTAAAAGATGGTCAACGAGTTCGAGTTGATGGTTATCAAGGAACTGTTGAAATTTTAGAGAGTAAGGAATAA
- a CDS encoding radical SAM protein, whose amino-acid sequence MSASVFDSERLLFSPTPSNLDAIPIIFAFPNEYTVGITSLGYQLVWATLAMRSDIEVSRLFTDVHEPLPQHPKLVGFSFSWELDYVNIFERLEFLNIPLRSVHRTEKHPLIFGGGPVLTANPEPFADFFDIILLGDGENLLGDFIDAYQQVCHESRSTQLRHLAQIPGVYIPSLYEVSYDSLEGNIKAIKPVDSNIPSQVQKQTYRGNILSASTVVTEKAAWENIYMVEVVRSCPEMCRFCLASYLTLPFRTASLEASLIPAIERGLQVTRRLGLLGASVTQHPEFDELLNYLTQSKYDDVRLSIASVRTNTVTEKLAKTLAKRDTRTLTIAVESGSDRLRKIINKKLENEEIIQAIINAKNGGLQGMKLYGMVGIPGEELEDVEATIDLMKTLKKAVPGFKLTLGCSTFVPKSHTPFQWFGVNPDAEKRLKLLEKQLKSNNIDFRPESYKWSVIQALLSRGDRRISHLLELVRNYGDSLGSYRRAFKELRGKLPPMEYYVNQNWDLDQVLPWQHLQGPLPVNTLKKHLTNSL is encoded by the coding sequence GTGAGTGCTTCTGTCTTTGATTCTGAACGTTTACTGTTTAGTCCCACACCGTCTAATTTAGATGCCATTCCAATTATTTTTGCTTTTCCTAATGAATATACCGTTGGTATTACCAGTTTAGGATATCAACTGGTTTGGGCGACTTTAGCCATGCGTTCTGATATAGAAGTAAGTCGTTTATTTACGGATGTGCATGAACCCTTACCTCAACATCCTAAACTCGTCGGTTTTTCCTTTTCTTGGGAACTGGATTATGTCAATATTTTTGAACGTTTAGAATTCCTCAATATTCCCCTGCGTTCGGTTCATCGGACAGAAAAACATCCCTTAATTTTTGGAGGCGGCCCCGTATTAACCGCTAATCCCGAACCCTTTGCTGATTTTTTTGATATTATTCTACTGGGTGATGGCGAAAACTTATTAGGCGATTTTATAGACGCTTATCAACAGGTTTGTCATGAGTCTCGTTCAACTCAATTACGACATTTAGCCCAAATTCCAGGGGTTTATATTCCGAGTTTATATGAAGTTTCTTATGACAGTTTAGAAGGTAACATTAAAGCCATTAAACCTGTCGATTCTAATATTCCGTCTCAAGTGCAAAAACAAACCTATCGAGGTAATATTTTATCCGCTTCAACGGTTGTTACAGAAAAAGCGGCTTGGGAAAATATCTATATGGTAGAAGTGGTTCGCAGTTGTCCTGAAATGTGCCGTTTCTGTTTAGCCAGTTATTTAACTTTACCCTTTAGAACAGCGAGTTTAGAAGCATCTTTAATTCCAGCAATTGAACGGGGACTGCAAGTAACACGGCGTTTAGGTTTATTAGGTGCGTCCGTGACACAACATCCTGAATTTGATGAATTATTAAATTATTTAACTCAATCGAAATATGATGATGTGCGTTTAAGTATTGCTTCAGTTAGAACAAATACCGTTACCGAAAAATTAGCAAAAACCTTAGCAAAACGAGACACTCGCACCTTGACAATTGCCGTAGAAAGTGGTAGCGATCGCCTCCGAAAAATCATTAATAAAAAGTTAGAAAATGAAGAAATTATTCAAGCCATTATTAACGCTAAAAATGGCGGTTTACAAGGGATGAAACTCTATGGCATGGTGGGGATTCCTGGGGAAGAATTAGAAGATGTGGAAGCCACCATAGACCTAATGAAGACGTTAAAAAAAGCAGTACCGGGCTTTAAATTAACCCTCGGTTGTAGTACCTTTGTACCAAAATCCCACACTCCATTTCAGTGGTTTGGGGTAAATCCTGATGCAGAAAAACGACTGAAATTATTAGAAAAACAATTAAAATCCAATAACATTGATTTCCGACCTGAAAGTTATAAATGGTCTGTGATTCAAGCTTTACTTTCTAGGGGCGATCGTCGAATTTCTCATCTGTTAGAATTAGTAAGAAACTATGGAGATTCTCTTGGAAGTTATCGCCGAGCCTTCAAAGAATTACGCGGAAAGTTACCCCCAATGGAATATTATGTTAACCAAAATTGGGATTTAGATCAAGTCTTACCTTGGCAACATCTTCAAGGCCCTTTACCCGTCAACACCCTGAAAAAACACCTTACCAACTCCCTGTAG
- a CDS encoding photosystem II reaction center protein J has translation MLQSGRLPLWLIATVAGTGVLVVVGLFFYGSYVGLGSSF, from the coding sequence GTGTTGCAATCAGGTAGACTTCCCTTGTGGTTAATCGCCACTGTTGCGGGAACAGGTGTTTTAGTTGTGGTTGGTTTATTTTTCTACGGTTCTTATGTAGGTTTAGGTTCTTCCTTCTAA
- a CDS encoding photosystem II reaction center protein L produces the protein MDRSTNPNRQPVELNRTSLYLGLLLIFVLGILFSSYFFN, from the coding sequence ATGGATCGCAGTACCAATCCAAATCGTCAACCTGTTGAGTTGAACAGAACTTCACTCTATTTAGGTTTGCTGTTGATTTTTGTTCTGGGTATTTTATTCTCCAGTTATTTCTTTAACTAA
- the psbF gene encoding cytochrome b559 subunit beta, whose amino-acid sequence MATGTSSNEPITYPIFTVRWLAVHTLAVPTVFFLGAIAAMQFIQR is encoded by the coding sequence ATGGCAACTGGCACCAGTTCCAATGAACCGATAACTTATCCGATTTTTACAGTCCGTTGGTTAGCCGTTCATACTTTAGCAGTACCTACGGTTTTCTTCCTGGGTGCGATCGCAGCTATGCAATTTATTCAACGATAG
- the psbE gene encoding cytochrome b559 subunit alpha codes for MSGTTGERPFGDIITSIRYWVIHSITIPALFIAGWLFVSTGLAYDAFGTPRPDEYFTQQRQELPIVSDRFNSKKQIGDFSSK; via the coding sequence ATGTCAGGAACAACTGGAGAGCGTCCTTTTGGCGATATTATTACCAGTATCCGGTATTGGGTGATTCACAGTATTACAATTCCGGCTTTATTTATTGCAGGTTGGCTGTTTGTCAGCACCGGTTTAGCTTACGATGCCTTTGGAACCCCTCGCCCCGATGAGTATTTTACTCAGCAACGCCAGGAACTTCCGATTGTAAGCGATCGCTTTAATAGCAAAAAACAAATTGGCGACTTTTCGAGTAAATAA
- a CDS encoding photosynthesis system II assembly factor Ycf48 gives MHIVKFLQKIVIVLTVALICASCRYLPQLSYNPWEVVPTETQANLADIAFTGTNPKHGWIVGSDATLLETTDGGDHWQVKQLDLGEEKVRFNAVSFNGSEGWIAGLPSILLHTTNEGQTWERITLSAKLPGSPYSIVALSPNTAEMTTDVGAIYQTEDGGKTWKALVEDAVGFVRSLSRSADGRYISVSAKGNFYSTWEPGSKAWEPHNRYSSKRLEKIGFGQDGRLWMIARGGELRFTDPEDIKAWGDPVNPEYSTSWGFLDLAYRTPEEIWVSGGSGNLLCSFDGGQTWQKDREVENVPSNLYKIKFFDPEQGFVLGQRGTLLRYQGSTPQTA, from the coding sequence ATGCACATTGTTAAATTTTTGCAAAAAATCGTTATAGTCTTGACAGTTGCATTAATTTGTGCAAGCTGTCGATACCTGCCCCAACTCAGTTACAATCCCTGGGAAGTGGTTCCCACTGAAACCCAAGCGAATTTAGCTGATATTGCTTTTACCGGAACTAACCCGAAACATGGTTGGATTGTGGGGAGTGACGCGACGCTATTAGAAACCACAGATGGGGGCGACCATTGGCAAGTCAAGCAACTGGATTTAGGGGAAGAAAAAGTTCGCTTCAACGCCGTCAGCTTTAACGGTTCTGAAGGCTGGATTGCAGGACTCCCCTCTATTTTGTTGCATACAACCAATGAAGGTCAAACCTGGGAACGGATTACCTTAAGTGCGAAGTTACCGGGTTCTCCTTATAGTATTGTGGCTCTTAGTCCCAATACCGCAGAAATGACAACGGATGTGGGAGCGATTTACCAAACCGAAGATGGCGGGAAAACCTGGAAAGCTCTTGTTGAAGATGCTGTAGGTTTTGTCAGAAGTCTGTCTCGTTCTGCGGATGGTCGCTATATTAGCGTTTCAGCTAAGGGGAATTTTTACTCAACTTGGGAACCGGGATCTAAAGCCTGGGAACCTCATAACCGTTACAGTTCTAAACGGTTAGAAAAGATTGGTTTTGGTCAAGATGGCCGTTTGTGGATGATTGCTCGGGGCGGTGAATTGCGGTTTACTGACCCAGAGGATATCAAAGCCTGGGGAGATCCGGTTAACCCAGAATATTCTACCAGTTGGGGATTTTTAGATTTAGCTTATCGCACGCCTGAAGAAATTTGGGTCAGTGGCGGGAGTGGAAATCTCCTGTGTAGTTTTGACGGTGGCCAAACTTGGCAGAAAGATCGGGAAGTCGAAAATGTCCCGTCGAATCTGTACAAAATCAAGTTTTTCGACCCTGAACAAGGGTTTGTCCTGGGTCAGAGGGGGACATTACTCCGTTATCAAGGTTCGACCCCACAAACGGCTTAA
- a CDS encoding rubredoxin — protein sequence MSEPATEVTALDRHECKACGYVYEPTKGSSNVLAGTAFTDLPTKWRCPVCGAPKSQFINIGSVENPSGFQENLGFGLGVNTLTAQQKNLLIFGGLALGFLFFMSLYGLN from the coding sequence ATGAGTGAACCAGCCACTGAAGTGACAGCCCTTGATCGCCATGAGTGTAAAGCTTGTGGCTATGTCTATGAGCCAACCAAAGGCAGTTCTAATGTGCTTGCGGGGACAGCGTTTACAGATTTACCGACAAAGTGGCGTTGTCCCGTCTGTGGCGCACCGAAAAGCCAGTTTATCAATATTGGCTCTGTGGAAAACCCCTCTGGGTTTCAAGAGAATTTAGGCTTTGGTCTGGGGGTAAATACCTTGACCGCCCAGCAAAAGAATCTCCTAATTTTTGGGGGATTGGCCTTGGGATTTTTGTTCTTTATGAGCTTGTATGGCCTAAATTGA
- the ndhC gene encoding photosynthetic/respiratory NAD(P)H-quinone oxidoreductase subunit C has translation MFVLSGYEYFLGFLIICSLVPILALGASKVLRPKSRSGVRRTTYESGNEPIGGAWIQFNIRYYMFALVFVVFDVETVFLYPWAVAFHNLGLLAFIEALIFIAILVIALVYAWRKGALEWS, from the coding sequence GTGTTTGTTCTTAGTGGCTACGAATATTTTTTAGGCTTCTTAATCATTTGCAGCCTAGTTCCTATCCTGGCTTTGGGCGCGTCCAAAGTCCTACGACCCAAAAGCCGGAGTGGTGTCCGTCGCACCACCTACGAATCGGGGAACGAACCCATCGGAGGGGCATGGATTCAATTCAACATCCGATACTATATGTTTGCCTTGGTGTTTGTCGTCTTCGATGTTGAAACCGTGTTTCTCTACCCTTGGGCCGTTGCCTTCCACAATTTAGGACTCCTGGCCTTTATTGAAGCCCTGATATTTATTGCAATTCTTGTCATTGCACTGGTTTACGCTTGGCGTAAAGGTGCCTTGGAATGGTCATAA
- the ndhK gene encoding photosynthetic/respiratory NAD(P)H-quinone oxidoreductase subunit K yields MTQSISPEMEKIINPVERPQVTQELSENVILTTVDDLYNWARLSSLWPLLYGTACCFIEFAGLIGSRFDFDRFGLVPRSSPRQADLLITAGTITMKYAPILVRLYEQMPEPKYVIAMGACTVTGGMFSMDSTTAVRGVDKLIPVDVYIPGCPPRPEAIIDAVIKLRKKIADDSLQERANLQQTHRYYTRPHNMKPVAPILTGEYLVTESRQVPPKQLTEAMGMPIPPALIAERTKEEKRG; encoded by the coding sequence ATGACTCAAAGCATTTCACCCGAAATGGAAAAAATTATCAATCCGGTTGAGCGTCCCCAAGTCACTCAGGAACTCTCGGAAAACGTGATTCTGACAACGGTGGATGACCTTTACAACTGGGCAAGGCTGTCTAGCTTATGGCCTTTGTTGTACGGGACAGCTTGTTGTTTTATTGAATTTGCTGGTTTAATTGGTTCTCGGTTTGACTTTGACCGTTTTGGTTTGGTTCCTCGGTCTAGTCCTCGACAAGCGGATTTATTGATTACCGCCGGAACCATTACCATGAAATATGCTCCGATTTTGGTGCGTTTGTACGAACAAATGCCAGAACCGAAGTATGTGATTGCTATGGGAGCTTGTACCGTTACTGGGGGAATGTTTAGCATGGACTCCACAACGGCCGTGCGAGGGGTTGATAAATTAATTCCTGTGGATGTCTATATTCCAGGGTGTCCTCCTCGTCCTGAAGCCATTATTGATGCGGTGATCAAACTGCGGAAGAAAATTGCGGATGATTCCTTGCAGGAACGGGCTAATCTTCAACAAACCCATCGCTATTACACCCGACCTCATAATATGAAACCTGTTGCCCCAATTTTAACAGGTGAATATTTAGTCACCGAATCCCGTCAAGTTCCCCCTAAACAGTTAACCGAAGCTATGGGAATGCCGATTCCTCCCGCTTTAATTGCCGAACGGACAAAGGAGGAAAAACGTGGCTAA
- a CDS encoding NAD(P)H-quinone oxidoreductase subunit J, producing the protein MANSEAPLVEAGKVSQWLSQNGFDHESLGPNKMGVEMIKVDRDYLIPLATALYAYGFNYLRCQCAYDAGPGDALVSVYHLVKIDDNVEQPQEICVKVFVPRDDPRVPSVYWIWKAADFQERESYDMYGIVYEGHPNLKRILMPEDWVGWPLRKDYISPDFHELQDAY; encoded by the coding sequence GTGGCTAATTCCGAAGCCCCCCTTGTTGAAGCTGGAAAAGTTTCTCAATGGCTCAGTCAAAATGGCTTTGACCATGAATCCCTTGGCCCTAATAAAATGGGCGTGGAAATGATTAAAGTGGATCGAGATTATTTGATCCCCCTGGCGACTGCTTTGTATGCCTATGGATTTAACTACTTGCGTTGTCAATGTGCCTATGATGCTGGCCCTGGGGATGCCTTAGTCAGCGTTTATCACTTAGTTAAAATTGATGACAATGTGGAACAACCCCAGGAAATCTGCGTCAAAGTCTTCGTTCCACGGGATGATCCCAGAGTCCCTTCAGTCTACTGGATCTGGAAAGCGGCCGATTTTCAGGAGCGAGAATCCTACGATATGTATGGTATCGTCTACGAAGGTCATCCCAATCTCAAACGGATTTTAATGCCGGAAGATTGGGTCGGTTGGCCTTTAAGAAAAGATTATATCTCTCCTGATTTCCATGAATTGCAGGATGCCTATTGA